TATGGCGTCAAAACATTATCCTGCATTCTTGGACTCTCAAGACACTTTGCCTAACAACGAATAATTATCCTAGTCTGTCGTGGCATTTGGGTTAATAAAGAGGATGCTTATCATCATATGAACACAACTGttacatttttctttaaaaaaggTTGAAGTGTCATGCCGAATTCATTTTCTTTCACAATCATGTCATCAGGACATTCAATCGATTTCCTAGTCACCTCTACTATTCATGATCAAGGTAAGGCGTGTGCATCATCAGTTAGATCTGAGCAAAACTTAGCCCGAGATGTTTCATGGCCAGGCCCCGCCCAAAGTAGAGGGGGACCAGCAAACCGTCCCTGGGCTGTAACGCTCCACCAAATTGGAAGCCCAAACGGCCCAAGCAACCTGACCGAGCACGCGACGCGCTGCGCGCCTGCGCGGGGTGCTCAGTTTAGTCCCACCTCGGCGGGACGGAGCGAGCGGAGCCGGAGAAGCGCTATAAAACGAGACCCAGGCCTCCTTCCCAAATCATACCTTTCTCGGCCTTTTGGCTAAGATCAAGTGTAGTATCTGTTCTTATCAGTTTAATATCTGATATGTGGGCCATGTGCCCACTtcgatattaaatttattttttgtgggGGAGGGTCCACCACAGTGGCTTGCCACTGGGGCCCTCGAGCGTCGCTCGGGCGTTGCACTACAGCCCGAGCCTGGCGCACCCCAACCAATACGAAATAAAAGTTTTGTACTGGGCCTTGATAAAAAGGGCCTCTTGAGGTTTCCGTCGGTTGGGCTAAGCCTACTCTATTTGTACGCGGCACTCTTGTTTCATTTGGCGTGGGTTCGTTGTGCCGGCAACAAGTGATGTGCTAGCAACCCGATATGCCTGCAGCCCCGGTCTGCGCTACCGCTCTCTCGAGTCTCGACGACGCGCTGCTCATCCACAAGACTGTAGGAGAAAGGGGCGTTCTGGGTGCGCGCAATTGTTCGTGAAGAACACGGCGTCATAGCAACATCGGCTGAAGCCAATGGCGCTTACTTGGCTGGCTGGCGCAGCGACAGAACGGCCGAGTGGGAGAGCTGCACGCGAGGTGCTCGACGAAATGGCCAGAGGCCCACTCAAGGCGCGTCCCGCTGGCGGTGGTGTACGCCAAACTGAgcagtctttttttttcttgagcaTGAATGTAGCTTTCAGCAATTTGACGGGTGAATGTGTTATTGCAGGAAGGCCAGCTGCGGGAGAGTAGAATTATTAACTCCAAGTGATCCTGATCCTTGTGATCCTTTCTGCGAGTACTCTATATGCATGCTCTGTCCAACAAAATTACTGGAGAAATTTCAAACTAGCTCACTTTGTCTCTCTGGATGTTACTGTTGGCAGGTTATCTCTGACGGAGCCAGCTAGATTGCGCTGTTAAGCACTATTACCGTGCTGATTAATGGTAAGTTCACATTTGAACCGTTGAAAAGGTGTGCTTTGTTGCTTTCACCTTACATTTCTACTTGGGTCGCATTATCCTTGATTTAGTATTTATTCATGGGTTCCATATCAAAATACCATCCGTAAAACAATGGTTGAAAAGAGATGGAATACAGAAAGATCGTATATTAAGATTACACAAACAGATATACATACACACTTCAGGAAACTGTGGCACAAAACAGATATACATACACACTTCAGGAAACTGTGGCACAAACATGTTCAGAGGTGTTTGCACAGCATGTTCCCCACCTTCCGAGAGAATAAGGTGCCTGTGAACTACGAAACAAAACATCGTGTACATATTTTGCATGTATTGATGCTTGTGGAGAAGTTAGACAGATTTGACGACATAGGACAAAGGTCACAGGGAGCAGGAATGGAAAGGAAAAACAATCCTTCCTTTCACACACATTCATGGTTAGGCGTCACTTTTTTTTACAGTCAACTAGTTCCTGAACAACATAAAGAAAACATTAAACAGGCATTGTCGGCATTGATGTTgcctttccttttccctttgaGAACGACAATGGCTAATGGATAACAAATATGTCTGCATTCATAATCTTTTGACAGAAACTGGAAAAACTTGTCTGCATTCTAATGGGACCAAATTTTGTTACAATAATATACACCAGTTGCTATGCTGCAGTTGAACCATTGGCTAAAATAAAATTGATTTAAGGTTACCTAACTACTGATGTTGTCAGCAAAGATTGGGATAAGTGCTAAGTCAGCTAGGACCATATTCTTTATGGACATCACTGATGTGAAACGACAGGGGGCTAATTCTTTATGGATGCTTGTTTGACAGGCTTTCTTCagtcattgtttttttttcttcagtcCTTGTTCTTCCATGTTGTGCTTAAGTTAAAAGCTCAAGGACTTTCTAACTGAAGTGTGACATGGCACTGAGTAGTAAGTTGTTTTAACACAGCTGCACAAGGATACTACAATAACTTTCTGCAAGCATTTCGATGGTTTTAAGTTGTCTTTCCATTTAAGACGGAAAGCTTCTTTACTTGAACATATTGAAAATTTGGTGGTTCTCATAGCTTTATGTGTGATATTTCCATGAGTATTTTCATGTTTTGCAAACTTTCTATCGTTAACGTTTTGCAAATGTGGCATCCGCCCGCCTTGGCTCTTTGAAATATAAGATTCTCTTCAGGCAGAGTGGAAATACTGAGCCCCAAGTACATATTGTTGGTGAAATGGTTATTGAACATAGTAACAATTAGGATTTGCAatacttggatttttttttaaaaaaatagctgGATTGAATCATAGTCATTCCCAGTTGCAGATCACTTAGGGAAAAACTGGGTCAACTGGATTTAACAAATTGTTAGTGCATATTGTACATTGATTGGGTCATATTAATCTAAAAGACTCATACACGCACGACAGATGCCTTCCATCTAATTTATCACCTTAATCTGCAGGCATATTTGGATAAGGAAGGTATATGCTTTGCCGATTTTTTGAATTTTGGATAATAACTGATATTGACAGCTTGTAATGATTTTGCAATTTTGCAAAACTAACAAATCGACTTCTCAATTTTTCACTAGTCAAATGAGCATATATAGATACTCTAATAGAACAACAACATTTGGCACCGTCGCACAGATCCACTTCTTCGTCACAATCAATCAAACTCCATGCACAAATTAAACGAACATCAAAGTAACTTACAACAGACTACAAGAGTgatcacaactcacaagtagTCCTTTTTCTTGAGTCATGTAGATCGTGCTTTCTCCCTGTCCCTGTAACAAGCAAGCTACCAAGCTGATCTGCTCATTACTTATTGCAACGTCCCACATTCACAATAGACATCACTGTGCACACTGCACACACACATCTACTGACAATCGATTAGCTTGCAGCCACACCAGTGAATCCTGAAGAATCAGATCCGGCGACAACACGATGAACGCCTGCAGCGGTACGAGGAGCAGGGTTGACGACCCTGCAGTTGCGCCTGATCTCTCCCTGCGTTCCAGTCAGCACCCCGATCTGCCCCATCTTGAGCATGGACCTGGCGAACTTGGCCTTCCACGTGGCCTCGCTGCGCACGAAGGAGTCGACCAGCGCCTTCATCGTCGCGTTGGTCAGCAGCGCCGCGTCCGATATGAAGAGGCCCAGGTTGTTGGTCAGGCCGACGTAGTACTTGTTGTCGAGCTTGTCCGGCGTGATGAGGTCCATGAGCGTCGTCGTCATCGGGAAGAACTGGCTGCTGTTCGATGGGCAGATGCTCTTGAGCAGAAACGCGTAGGCCTTGCTCAGTGCCGGATCAATCTGTGTACCCGCCTCACAGCAATGGTAATTTGGTGAATGGGTAAGAACGTCTTCACTTCATGCATATGGTAAGTGGGTATGCTTACCTTGTCAGGCGAGCTGAAGTTGTACAGGCGGTCGGCAGGATTGTCGGGGACGCCGGCGAAGCTGCTGCAGTGGGAGACGCCGATGGTGTGGGCGCCGGAGAGGACGACGAGGTCCTCGACGGTGAGGTTCTTGGAGGCGAAGCTGTCGGCGAGCTGGGTGGCGTTGAAGAAGGGCGGGGGCAGGTCGTTGAGCGCGTCCGTGTCGCGGGATATCCGGCCGTCACGGCGCCCGGCCGGCAGCTGGTAGCCGAGGCCGCCGGAGAGCACGACGCTGTCCCGGGCCGCGAaggcgaggatgtcggcgcaggagaccaCACCGGGGCACTGCGCCTCGACGGCCGCCTTGGCGCGGTCGATCACGTCGAAGAACCGGAGGCTGGGGTTGTTGGGCGGCGCGTCCTTCTCCGCCGTGTTGTTCGGGTTCGTCGTCGAGTCGATCAGCACCGAGCCGTCGCAGCCCTGCAAAGGAGGTTGAGGCGTCGGTGCCGTCACTCTCAGGTGAAGTCCTTTACTTCCTCACGACCTCACAATAATAGTGCTAAGCTTTGTGACATAGAAATGGTATCTAGAACTGTTATGCAAAATACTTCCATTTCATCATATTTTTCAAAACTTTTCTTATGTGCATGTGCTTACTCTGACGAAGCAGTCATGGAAGTGCAAGCGGATCAGCGCCGGAGCGACGCCGGAGTTGTTTCTGAACGCGTCGGCGACGGTCTGCTGCACGATGGTCTCGGCGGCGGGGCACATCCTGTCGTAGAAGCCGAAGTcgaggcaggcggcggccgAGAGGAGCCCCGCCAGGAGCGTTGCGAAGCGTAGGTAGCAGCGCTTCCTCGTCATAGCTGTATGTGTATAGCGAGCTCGTTCTTCTTCTCCTGGACTCTGATCATGATCGGGTGTGGCACGGGGTGGTTTTATAGGATGTTAGGATGCTTTGCCGGCCTGTAGGAAACGGAGGGGCAGTTCGGTCACGGTGGAAGACACAACGATACTTAGTGTGGTGTAAAAACTTCTGCAAGCCGTTGGATCAAGAAACAGTAATCTGAACATTCGTCAAAAATAGGTGAGTTCTCTCTGCGGTATGTTAATTAAGTTGCTTTTTCTTCGGTAGATTTGGCATATTCAAATCCACTGGATTAATATTTAATGAAGCAATTTGGCATATTCAAATCCAACTGTATTTTCTAATCAAACAAGTATGTGAATCCCATGCTCTCGTTGTTGTTGGTTATCCTCTCGGTTTGAGGTCCTAGTTTTACATCTCTATCATCTATTTTGGTGGATGAGCTTAACTAGCATATAAAACTTGCGCAGGTAGACAATGGCTTATAGATCTGACCCTTGTTCTGATAGTGAAAGTCAAAGGGGAGCCATCACATGAGCTCACCTCCAGAGGTATGGAAGAAGGGGTAACGGTGGAGGAGAAAAAAATTCGGGTGCGGGAATTGGCTTGATAACTTTTTTAGCAAGTCAATTTATTGCTTATGGAACTAACTTGCCTAggaccctttggtagggcttctcaaccgGCTTCTTAAGAAGCCCTAGACGACGAACGAAACGGTTTCGTACCCGAAGTCTCGGAAATCTCGCTGAGAGGAGCGAGCAGATGGTGCGGGAGCCGAAAAAATAAGCTTCCCGTGGCTCCTCCTTGTCCGTGAGACCGGAGTCCCAGGATTGCCCTGGAGCAGCACGAGCGAGGTCAGGGTAGAGGAAGACGGCGCACGGGCGAGGTTGGGGCGAGGGTAGACGGTGGTGCCGGCGCAGGGCTGGAGAGCACTGGCGGCGTGGGCGAGGTGCAGGCGAGCGCGGGATGCTGTCAGCGCAGGCAAGTGGGATGAGCGCGGGAAGCTGACGGGACGAGGCGTGGGGCTGGAGAGCGTCGGCGGCGCAGGCGAGATGGAGGCTAGCACAGGATGTGGAGGGCCACGAGTGAAAGGATAAAGACATGCTGGCCACGGGTGAATGGATAAAGAGAGAAAGGAAAGTAACGAGAggggaaaataaaaataaaaaggaagaaaagaggaaaatgaaaaataaaaataaaaagagaggagaaaaataagggcagaaaacaaaaaaataaaaataaaaaggataagGCTATTATagatattttattatttttatctatgttacatagctaggagaagccgttttgccaaacgttttttcATCTAGACAAGCCGAAACAAAAAAAAGCTGCTTCACCGAAGAAGTCACAGCCGTAGCCGTTTCAACTACAGCCGCAGCCCTACCAAACAAGCTTTAAGTATATGTGTAGGATCGAAGCCCTCCTCTAATCTAGCTATTTGGGGGAATGATAGCACAAACTGCACATGATCTCACAATATGGTTATCCATGACTAAATTTTCTTGATCGCAAACTTCGAATGTTATTGTTGTATATCCACATGGTGTGTTGTGACTTAATACCAAATAGGGTCATCAGTAAGATTGCACAGAGCTGCCTTCTGTTTTGCGTAGACTTACCTTGATGTTTCATTTTATGTAAATTGATAACATCCATATTTAAATGAGGTCATATTTCAACAACTCATGAATGTGTGTTTTACTAAAATCAAAAAATTAAGGTATTTCAGATACAATGCATTTATGAATTAAGCATAATATCAtgttttataaatattatattTGACAGGATGTATTTCACAGCTGGAGaagtgacatttagtaccggtgctcaaccctcctttagtaccagtttcgcaaccggtactaagtcgtattaccaaccggtactaaactgttTTTCACAAAAAAATTGACGAACGCACACACGCATCGTaagtcacaagtcatgcgattttCACGCATAATATGCGCATGcacggtccgtgggattcgaacccatgacccaTAGCCTCGCACgagccttccttaccatctcacctataCAACACATGTGATGAAGTTGGATATACTTTTTTTTAAGTAACCCGTGAacttttagtactgggtcatAACACCATCGTactgggtggtgttatgacccagtactaaaggtcctccGTGGATCTCCAAATTTGGACCTGGTACTTAGTACCGGGTCAAGTACAAAGGCATGGGACAAAAGGTCCCTTCTCCAGCTGTGTTTAGACTGAATGAATTTGATAGTAAAATTGCTATATAGTATTTCTTAATtccaaaaaaagagagaaagttTGAGCTAGGCACATGCTTTTTCTGGGAAAGTTCATTCTACAACCCTTAACTATGAGCTTAGTAGTTTTCAACCCTCTATTATGAACCACTTGTGTTTAAAGCCTCGACTATTAAACCTATCAACTTTGGACCTCTAGCCAAATTTAGAGTTATTTTAGGTGGCCTGGTGTTGACGTAGCAAAGTGTCCCAAGACTAACATAGTTTCGAATTTAAAAAAATCGTAAATGACAATCTTTTGGTTTTTAAATACTGCCATGTGCAAATAAATCTGGCACGAGGTTGGAAAGTGAATGGTTCTCCTAGTTGAGGGTTGAAAGGTAAACATTTTCCAAGTCAAAGTTTAAAAACCAAACTCGCGAAATAATTGAGGTTGTAAATGGACTTCTCCCATTTATTTTACACATCCTACCATTAAtctatggccctgtttggcatggctccagctctgggtggagctgctctactccaaaactccaggtagagtcagctccactccagaactccagaaataaaatggggtgtttggctagatgggtactctcagctccaaaaaaaatcaatttcagtgttaattgccattgttgcccccaattcaggccccacttgtcatcctctccctctcctttcttcctcctttctttttcctctctctgccGTTGCCCACTGGTCAcccgaaggaggaggaggggaaggcacCAGCAGGTgggtggtgctgccggcggcgggaggtgcggccggtggcggggctagcgcgggcggcggggggtgcggccggcagtggggctcgggcgggcggcggggggtgcgaccggcggcggggctagcgcgggcggcggggggtgcggccggcagtggggctcgggcgggcggcggggggtgcgaCCGGCGGCAGGGCTCGGGCGGACGGCGGGGGGTGCGACTGGCtgcggggctcgggcgggcggcggtggaggcagctggcggcgggggtgcGGCTGGCGGCagggctcgggcggcggcggtgggggcggccgacggcggggggtgcgaccggcggcggggctcgggcgggcggcggggggtgcggccggcggtagggctcgggcgggcggcggtgggggcggccggcgacggggatcgggcgggcggcgggggtgcggccggcggcgagggtggggcaggcggcggtgggggcggccgacggcggggcTCCAAGGCCGGAGCGCGCGGGACGGaggggccacggcggccggcgacgggagcgacgggcggcgctAGCGCGGTGGAGACCGGTGGAGACGAGCGTGTAGAGTCTCGGAGGAAAATAGAACGAACCGTTTTTTCTAtataaccagtggcattggtgggtaattatccaccaactccacgaggaggttcaaaagagtggtttctggagtagcaaaagaggtgctccaaaactccacctccatttgcactacagctccatggagttggcaactccatggagttttggagttggggtgtttggctgaattttttgatggagttgctggagtttaggcgtggagctgtgccaaacaaaGCCTATATATCACAACGTGGTGCTGTCAAATCAAATAACGGATTTAatgcttgttttctttttgatccCGCAGCCTTCAGACAAGGAACGGGTAATGATCCTGTCATGCATGGAAAGGCTTGGAGAATGACTAGAGATGTCctgcctttttttttgaaacgaagaaGAGTTGccgattttcttttcttttcatctctGATTTATATAATAATGAGCAACGTGCAGGAAGACAAAACGATCAAAAAAGATTGTGATCCATTTCCGATGAAAGGAACTTGAATATTGACAAATATAAAAGTAACAGGCGGTCCATATTGCCAGTGGTAATGAGAAGTTGTGGCTTAAATATACGAGGAAATTCAGTTTGTTCATGTCCTCGACTGATTCCAAAGGTGCATCTGTGTCTGTCTACTCGGTGATGACTCCTCTCAGGACTCCATCCAGTGTCCCATTGTAGCCTGACAGTAACCCGGTGTCTGTTCCGGTTCCTTGTTGCCATCCTCGATCAAGATCTTCCATCTCCTGGACCATTCTTGCTAAGACCTTGATGCCACATGTTGACACATGCCTAGCCATTGATTTCTCTTCCATCCTCTCCTGGACCATCGTACTGACTTTCGTATGCTTCTGGAGTCTGCAGGGCCCCGGCATCGCCATAGCTCTCCGGTAACCTGATTGGTTTCTTCATCCTCTTACTACTTCAACTACTTCTCCAGTGAAGTTCTACAACTCTATCAGCTTCTTTCAGGCAAAGCTAGCTCCCTCCAGTTCTGCAAGTACCTAACACAGTATGGCATTGAAcagttattttatttttattattcaaTTATAAACAAGCATGCAAAGATGCCTGTTGTGATGATTTTTCTCATGCCCTTATTGAATTCTCAGTTAGATGGTATGGAGTACCTGGTACTCCCTTTGTTCCATTCgtttttgacttttctagattcatagatattattatgcatctagatatacactatattctattatgcatctagacatacactatatttagatgtataataatatttatgcacctaaaaaagtcaaaacgacctacaatttgaaacggagggagtagtagtttTGCTCATTTGAAACTAGATTGTATATTTACGAACCTTTGAAACCTGTTTTTTAGTGCAGTTCAAATACTTTGTTGGTAGTTGGCACACCCGTAGACCTGGTGACTTCACCTAACATGTGATTTGTTTTGGTTTATTTTCTTGCATTGCGCTTCTAATGAGTCCTATATCACCAACAAATCAAACCGGAGAAAATATTAGCAAGTAGAGCACAAGAGAACAGAACGTTCCAATACAATACCATCATCTTGCATTATAATTTAGAGCAACCCTCTTATAAAAGATTGGTGCACACACGAGCAGTAAAACCATTATCAGTATGTCATGACAACATTATCCTACATTGTTGAGTCCCCAAAACAAATCCAGTCTAGTGTGACATTAGGATTAATAATGTAGGTTGTATATCATCATATTGACAAATTCagcttttcttattttctgtaAGATGATATTTTTGTAACAAATTATGCACGGATTCAGTATACATGCACCCGCATATTGATATAAAGCTTATTACAGTACTTTATTTGGCCCATGGGCGTGTATAAATCATCAATATTTTTGTTAATGTACAGGTGCAATTAAATGGAAAATAAGTATGTGTGCTTATATTACACCAAGGCTAATAAAATATAATTGTGTAGTGCATTTTTACAATATATACCGGTGGCGTAATTCTTTATTGCCCCACCAGTCAATTTTTATGTTGTAAACAAACAATTGGAACAGTAAAGTCCGTCATGGGCTGGCGAGAGCTGAAAACACATGAACATGGCCTTGAGCTCTAATCAGGCCCACAAATTAGTGGTTTAACATGCATGGATGCGCGGGTGTGGTGGGCCTTGAGCTCTAATCAGGCCCACAAATTAGCGATTAACTAGCATTCTCGGATTTTCTATGACGTTAGTTATATGCAATCTTTCTGGCCCACTTGCTAGCTGTTGTGGATAaggatagtgtttggttcgtgctaaggtagGGAATTggattacagtgtatttggcGGTGAAATGGGTGGTTACCCtatttggttgcactctggtaacatAATCAGATTACGGTGTGGGTGTTGTATCTGATTACGGTAGGGGAGGAGGgataacaagcttgtatagatattatttaggtaaatGATTTGATTACAATGTCACTTGATTACGAACCActgcaaccaaacatatgtaatgggattcgttaGCTTCAGTAATAAGATTAcattacatttgagccaaccaaataCCACCGTGCATGTCATACCAAGGGAAACCGACACTGCTGTCATCTACCACGTACACTACATCCATTTGGCCATTCTTCCAGTTTAGAGGAGCCAACGTCGCACTGCCGGAGATCGCCATGGTCGTGCCGAAACGGTGAGAGTCCACGTCGCTGGCTTTGTTTTCCTCACGTCTTTTGTTGTGCCGAAATGGTGAGAGCCGGTAAGTGTGGAGGGGTCAATACACATTGACGCTGAACTGAAGAAGCAACAGCCTGAATTCCATGCATGCCAAGAAAGAGGTGGTGTCACTGATGTGCACCAGAGAAGAATAACTTCAGATGCAGTTGGTACATGCAGAGCACAGTCCCAGAGTTAGTTGGTGAATTTTTTTGCGCCAGAAGACATGTAACGTGAAGGACGTGTTAGTCGACGTGCTGTCCAGGATGTGTTAGTCGATCTGTATCAAAATTTGAGAATCATATATATAGGCACTGGAATCACGGCAAGTTTGCCTGTCGGTGCACACTCTCAGTGAAGGCAGACTTCTCTGCATGGCAGTTATTAGTAATTTTTGTGTTTTAAGGAAGTTAGTTTTTCATGTAATATCAGCAGTGATTAAAATAGCCGGCGCTATTATAGTACCGCAATAGCGTTCTAGACAAGCAATCACTAAGCTATGCGCCAATGTCTATAAATTCAGCTTACAGACTATAGCTCCTTTATCGATCCGCTGTATATAGCGGCTTAGGACTTAGCGGCAATAGCGTCCGCTTTGATATTACAGTTCTTGAACCTTGATTCAGATATATATGGTTAGATCATGATTAGCACATTGATGTTCATCGTCACTATTAGTAAAGATTGATTCTTAACAGTCAATATGTAGGCCAAAATAGCACTCCTTGTTCTCTATATGCTCTTTGTGCAGCATGTTTATTACAAACCAAATCTATTACTCCAACAAACTAAGAAGTAAACCGACCAAATTGATAAACAAGACCTACATAAACATACCAAAACAAACTAAGCAAAAGAATAAACAAACTCTAGCTACAATTATTAAAGGCATCCACAACAGTTGTATCCATAAAACTTCCAAATCCAAATGGCAGGCCACACTTGGTATGCTAGGGGTTTTAGAGCAATGAGTCTGATCATGGGTCGAGTTGATGACAGGTCGAGCTCATTGATGCTGCAGCTTTTCACATGGCAGTCGGCTTCACAACCTAGCATCATGAACCCGGGTCCCACATCATAGCACTTCCCCATCAATTTCTTCATCCACCAACGCGCCTGCACTTGGGTACGTTGGGTAGTTGAGGCAGTGAATGGAGAGGCCCATAATCTGCGACGGAGCCCACGGGTTTAGGGGGGAGCTCCGGGTTCTCCCATGCATGAGCGCATGCAGAGCGACGATTGCCAACCTAGCACGCTTACAAGCTCTGTTTTGCAGGGAAGAGGAGCGATCGCACTGCACAAAGTTTGGAGCCAGGCGAAGGGCGATGCCCAAGCAGAGCTGAAGAGTGCATGCCGATGCGAAGCCTCTCTGAAAGAAGCCTTCACCGATAAATCCAAGAATGACTGG
This portion of the Setaria viridis chromosome 7, Setaria_viridis_v4.0, whole genome shotgun sequence genome encodes:
- the LOC117866002 gene encoding peroxidase 5; this translates as MTRKRCYLRFATLLAGLLSAAACLDFGFYDRMCPAAETIVQQTVADAFRNNSGVAPALIRLHFHDCFVRGCDGSVLIDSTTNPNNTAEKDAPPNNPSLRFFDVIDRAKAAVEAQCPGVVSCADILAFAARDSVVLSGGLGYQLPAGRRDGRISRDTDALNDLPPPFFNATQLADSFASKNLTVEDLVVLSGAHTIGVSHCSSFAGVPDNPADRLYNFSSPDKIDPALSKAYAFLLKSICPSNSSQFFPMTTTLMDLITPDKLDNKYYVGLTNNLGLFISDAALLTNATMKALVDSFVRSEATWKAKFARSMLKMGQIGVLTGTQGEIRRNCRVVNPAPRTAAGVHRVVAGSDSSGFTGVAAS